A single genomic interval of Arachis duranensis cultivar V14167 chromosome 7, aradu.V14167.gnm2.J7QH, whole genome shotgun sequence harbors:
- the LOC107496384 gene encoding AUGMIN subunit 4-like isoform X2 codes for MAPDGSLMSINVYNDLHLAREEMCRERIRYLEAMAIYSEMVAMVEEYHESSSSGGITDSSGGLHSPLGTMNSSQVHKTLEHRMAVAEAAQRLRLPLIAEDGKLHEHEDIEKLSVVSRSFIDSNSSSPSATIYSSNAANYATPRSSISGVNSAFSGVVDSAEPGIFGVPDRFLGITPAYLWQSQIQKTPSSGDMREYCKSLSREIDDRLKLKCDMLLSAFVLDVDENNSFSSPSLRTSSLLAERVKSMIEQIEREETALRENLYSAYRKFAEYYNVLEQILGVIIELFNNFKLGHQHDYDEVKKSWLCQRCEAMDAKLKVLEHFFLYKTYNEETVPALYKISLLA; via the exons ATGGCACCCGATGGATCTCTCATGTCCATCAATGTTTACAACGATCTCCACCTT GCAAGAGAGGAAATGTGCAGGGAGAGAATACGCTACCTGGAAGCCATG GCAATATACTCCGAGATGGTTGCAATGGTGGAAGAGTATCATGAATCATCGAGCTCCGGCGGAATAACCGATTCTTCTGGTGGTCTTCATTCGCCACTTGGAACGATGAACTCTTCTCAG GTGCATAAGACTTTAGAGCATCGGATGGCTGTGGCCGAGGCGGCTCAAAGATTGAGACTTCCACTTATTGCTGAAGATGGGAAACTTCATGAGCATGAAGATATTGAGAAGTTGAGTGTGGTGTCTAGAAGCTTCATTGATAGTAACAGTTCCAGTCCCAGTGCCACCATCTATTCAAGCAATGCTGCAAATTATGCTACTCCAAGAAGCTCCATCAGTGGGGTTAATTCTGCATTCTCTGGCGTAGTAGATTCGGCGGAACCAGGAATTTTTGGTGTCCCTGATCGCTTTTTGGGAATTACACCTGCTTATTTGTGGCaaagtcaaattcaaaaaacaCCATCATCTGGG GATATGAGAGAATACTGCAAGTCTCTTTCCCGTGAGATAGACGATCGCCTGAAATTGAAATGTGATATGCTATTAAGTGCCTTTGTATTGGATGTCGACGAAAATA ATTCTTTTTCATCTCCAAGTCTAAGAACGAGTTCTTTGCTTGCAGAAAG GGTGAAGTCAATGATTGAGCAGattgaaagagaagaaacaGCATTGCGAGAGAACCTTTATTCTGCATATAGAAAGTTTGCTGAATACTATAAT GTCCTGGAGCAGATACTTGGGGTGATTATTGaactatttaataattttaagttgGGACATCAACATGATTAT GATGAAGTGAAGAAGTCATGGCTCTGTCAAAGATGTGAGGCAATGGATGCAAAATTGAA GGTCCTAGAGCATTTTTTCCTTTATAAGACTTACAATGAAGAAACCGTACCTGCCCTATATAAGATAAG TTTACTCGCCTGA
- the LOC107496384 gene encoding AUGMIN subunit 4-like isoform X1 translates to MVKGQNVPSELRHVIDQLERYCMAPDGSLMSINVYNDLHLAREEMCRERIRYLEAMAIYSEMVAMVEEYHESSSSGGITDSSGGLHSPLGTMNSSQVHKTLEHRMAVAEAAQRLRLPLIAEDGKLHEHEDIEKLSVVSRSFIDSNSSSPSATIYSSNAANYATPRSSISGVNSAFSGVVDSAEPGIFGVPDRFLGITPAYLWQSQIQKTPSSGDMREYCKSLSREIDDRLKLKCDMLLSAFVLDVDENNSFSSPSLRTSSLLAERVKSMIEQIEREETALRENLYSAYRKFAEYYNVLEQILGVIIELFNNFKLGHQHDYDEVKKSWLCQRCEAMDAKLKVLEHFFLYKTYNEETVPALYKIREYIVEATKEASDTYNKAFTRLMEYQGLDDEFEDMAREYEDILEKLENMQWTIQQVEMDLKSFAR, encoded by the exons atggtgAAGGGACAAAACGTACCAAGCGAATTGAGACATGTTATTGATCAGCTGGAGCGTTACTGCATGGCACCCGATGGATCTCTCATGTCCATCAATGTTTACAACGATCTCCACCTT GCAAGAGAGGAAATGTGCAGGGAGAGAATACGCTACCTGGAAGCCATG GCAATATACTCCGAGATGGTTGCAATGGTGGAAGAGTATCATGAATCATCGAGCTCCGGCGGAATAACCGATTCTTCTGGTGGTCTTCATTCGCCACTTGGAACGATGAACTCTTCTCAG GTGCATAAGACTTTAGAGCATCGGATGGCTGTGGCCGAGGCGGCTCAAAGATTGAGACTTCCACTTATTGCTGAAGATGGGAAACTTCATGAGCATGAAGATATTGAGAAGTTGAGTGTGGTGTCTAGAAGCTTCATTGATAGTAACAGTTCCAGTCCCAGTGCCACCATCTATTCAAGCAATGCTGCAAATTATGCTACTCCAAGAAGCTCCATCAGTGGGGTTAATTCTGCATTCTCTGGCGTAGTAGATTCGGCGGAACCAGGAATTTTTGGTGTCCCTGATCGCTTTTTGGGAATTACACCTGCTTATTTGTGGCaaagtcaaattcaaaaaacaCCATCATCTGGG GATATGAGAGAATACTGCAAGTCTCTTTCCCGTGAGATAGACGATCGCCTGAAATTGAAATGTGATATGCTATTAAGTGCCTTTGTATTGGATGTCGACGAAAATA ATTCTTTTTCATCTCCAAGTCTAAGAACGAGTTCTTTGCTTGCAGAAAG GGTGAAGTCAATGATTGAGCAGattgaaagagaagaaacaGCATTGCGAGAGAACCTTTATTCTGCATATAGAAAGTTTGCTGAATACTATAAT GTCCTGGAGCAGATACTTGGGGTGATTATTGaactatttaataattttaagttgGGACATCAACATGATTAT GATGAAGTGAAGAAGTCATGGCTCTGTCAAAGATGTGAGGCAATGGATGCAAAATTGAA GGTCCTAGAGCATTTTTTCCTTTATAAGACTTACAATGAAGAAACCGTACCTGCCCTATATAAGATAAG GGAATATATTGTTGAGGCTACTAAAGAAGCTTCTGATACTTATAATAAAGCG TTTACTCGCCTGATGGAATACCAAGGTCTTGATGATGAATTTGAGGACATGGCAAGGGAGTATGAGGATATTTTAGAG AAATTGGAAAATATGCAATGGACAATTCAACAAGTTGAGATGGATCTGAAATCATTTGCTAGATAA
- the LOC107496504 gene encoding uncharacterized protein LOC107496504 gives MVYPKLVRQFYANLRMIDGALHSYVKRVHMVLNSETISAALGYTDEGPRVYMNDKWDDHVGMTYKQILFHICANMSGLDGTVPTHKALGPTNSLLHHIITLILTPQSGSHNRVTVSDSLIIFALVTSTPISFAYLMIRHMWDCVRSTKKANLPYGMFLTCIFEYYKVDLTNESVENKTSMIKGGGAVKGTKSKKPMPMDSDLESQFESSKATKSSRKILTEFSNMSTLMIQFHKAARKLASDNERAWSRCKERVDMMLKNLEKDLGAGSEENAADSDYNLSDD, from the coding sequence ATGGTATACCCAAAACTGGTTAGGCAATTTTATGCGAACCTCAGAATGATTGATGGTGCTCTTCACTCTTATGTGAAACGTGTGCATATGGTTCTGAACTCGGAAACCATCAGTGCTGCCCTTGGGTACACGGACGAGGGACCAAGGGTATACATGAATGACAAATGGGATGATCATGTTGGGATGACTTACAAGCAGATTCTCTTCCATATTTGTGCAAACATGTCTGGGTTAGATGGCACGGTCCCTACTCATAAAGCTCTTGGACCAACCAATTCATTGTTGCATCACATCATTACCCTCATTTTAACTCCACAGAGTGGTTCTCACAATAGGGTAACTGTATCTGATTCCTTAATAATTTTTGCCCTTGTTACTTCTACTCCTATTTCATTTGCTTATCTTATGATCAGACATATGTGGGACTGTGTAAGAAGTACAAAAAAGGCTAATTTACCTTATGGAATGTTTCTCACGTGTATTTTTGAGTACTATAAGGTAGATTTAACCAACGAGTCTGTGGAGAACAAAACTTCCATGATCAAAGGTGGTGGTGCGGTAAAAGGAACAAAGAGCAAGAAACCGATGCCAATGGACAGCGACCTAGAAAGCCAGTTTGAATCTTCTAAAGCAACTAAGTCATCAAGGAAAATTCTCACCGAATTCTCTAACATGTCCACTCTCATGATTCAATTCCATAAAGCTGCTCGAAAGCTAGCCTCTGACAATGAACGTGCCTGGAGTAGATGTAAAGAGCGAGTGGATATGATGCTGAAAAATTTGGAAAAGGATCTGGGCGCTGGCAGTGAAGAAAATGCTGCAGATTCTGATTACAATCTGTCTGATGATTAG